A genomic region of Catalinimonas niigatensis contains the following coding sequences:
- a CDS encoding glutathione synthetase, with translation MKIAFVINSFETEKDNYTTIYLALAAHKMGHEVYVMGVGDLGYTSDGHMAARAKTVNLEHKYKSSSTFMKELKSTEHVSISSVDLDVVFLRNNPADDINERNWAQNAPYIFAQIALRDNVIVLNHPGSLSDAINKMYFQHFPEILRPKTIVTRDSKEIMDFFKSQKEKMILKPLQGSGGTNVFMVDKKSKNNMNQIIEAISRDGYVIAQEYLPKAKEGDTRLFLMNGEPLECGGKYAGLRRVNQADEVRSNIHAGGQPKKAEVTDEMLQLMEILRPKLVQDGMFLVGVDIVGDKLMEVNVFSPGGLNLMSQMYDVDYGHRVIKAIEKKVYYKKIYGREVDNVTIATL, from the coding sequence ATGAAAATAGCATTCGTCATTAATAGTTTTGAAACCGAAAAGGATAACTATACGACCATCTACCTGGCACTGGCAGCCCACAAAATGGGGCATGAAGTGTATGTAATGGGTGTAGGTGACCTGGGATATACCTCTGACGGCCATATGGCAGCCAGGGCAAAAACAGTAAACCTGGAGCATAAGTACAAGTCTTCTTCAACTTTTATGAAGGAGCTTAAAAGTACGGAGCATGTCAGCATTAGCTCGGTAGACCTGGATGTGGTCTTTCTCAGGAACAATCCTGCTGACGATATCAATGAGAGAAACTGGGCCCAGAATGCACCTTATATATTTGCACAAATAGCGCTCAGGGATAACGTCATCGTACTGAACCATCCCGGCAGCCTTTCTGATGCCATCAACAAAATGTACTTTCAGCATTTTCCTGAGATTTTGCGGCCTAAAACGATTGTCACACGTGACTCCAAAGAGATCATGGATTTTTTTAAAAGCCAGAAAGAAAAGATGATCCTGAAGCCTTTACAGGGTTCAGGGGGTACCAATGTATTTATGGTAGATAAAAAATCCAAGAATAATATGAACCAGATCATTGAAGCGATCAGTCGTGATGGTTATGTCATTGCGCAGGAGTATCTGCCCAAAGCCAAAGAAGGAGATACCCGTTTATTTCTAATGAATGGAGAACCCCTTGAATGTGGTGGTAAATATGCGGGACTCAGAAGAGTAAACCAGGCGGATGAAGTCAGAAGTAATATCCACGCAGGAGGTCAGCCTAAAAAGGCCGAAGTAACCGACGAAATGTTGCAACTGATGGAAATATTGAGGCCCAAACTGGTGCAGGATGGTATGTTCCTTGTGGGAGTGGACATCGTAGGCGATAAGCTGATGGAAGTCAATGTGTTTAGTCCCGGCGGCCTTAATCTCATGTCACAGATGTATGATGTGGACTATGGTCATCGGGTGATCAAGGCCATAGAGAAGAAAGTGTACTACAAAAAGATTTATGGTAGAGAAGTAGACAACGTGACCATTGCTACCCTCTAA
- a CDS encoding transporter, whose product MKKIYTLILFTALLFYVKPTHAQTPTDALMMNKRELCFALMYEYGSWDQYWEGTYLRSNATVATLNRNMLIPMVAIGITDKVNLIATLPYVETHSSEPNGGRFAGAKGFQDLGLALKTELLDQQIGKGKLSLLTTLGFSTPTTNYLSDYRPYSIGNGTHELNFRGIAQYQWDQGIYVRGSLAHLWRGQTKAERDYYYNNGSYYTPWMDVPNAWNYDGVLGIWMLDNALRMEVNYMGLRSTSGDDIRRYNAGQPTNKVDVDQLGFFSQYYFKKLKGLGVLGYYSQIVHGRNMGKFSSFGLGATYQFSI is encoded by the coding sequence ATGAAAAAAATATATACCCTTATTTTATTTACGGCTTTGCTCTTCTATGTGAAGCCCACACATGCCCAAACCCCTACCGATGCCCTCATGATGAACAAACGCGAATTATGTTTTGCGCTGATGTATGAATACGGGTCCTGGGATCAATACTGGGAAGGAACCTATTTGAGAAGCAATGCTACCGTAGCCACGCTTAACAGAAATATGCTAATACCCATGGTAGCCATAGGCATTACAGACAAAGTAAATCTTATTGCTACCCTTCCTTATGTGGAAACTCACTCCAGTGAACCCAATGGAGGTAGGTTTGCCGGAGCAAAAGGTTTTCAGGACCTGGGGCTGGCGCTAAAAACCGAACTGCTGGATCAGCAAATCGGTAAGGGAAAACTATCCCTTCTTACTACGCTAGGATTCTCAACCCCCACCACCAATTATCTCTCTGACTATCGCCCTTATAGCATTGGAAATGGAACGCATGAATTGAATTTCAGAGGTATTGCACAATATCAATGGGATCAAGGCATATACGTGCGTGGCTCTCTGGCTCATCTATGGAGAGGACAGACCAAAGCCGAAAGAGATTATTACTATAACAATGGCAGCTACTATACCCCCTGGATGGATGTTCCCAATGCCTGGAATTATGATGGCGTATTAGGAATATGGATGCTGGATAACGCTCTTAGAATGGAGGTGAACTACATGGGGCTCAGATCAACGAGCGGTGATGATATACGAAGGTACAATGCCGGGCAGCCCACCAATAAAGTGGATGTAGATCAGCTTGGCTTCTTCTCCCAATACTACTTTAAAAAGCTCAAAGGCCTGGGTGTACTGGGTTATTACTCACAGATCGTTCATGGAAGGAATATGGGCAAATTTTCTTCCTTCGGGCTTGGCGCAACGTATCAGTTTAGCATTTAA
- a CDS encoding N-formylglutamate amidohydrolase: protein MVHVEITTGDSPIVATAIHNGHQIRPELLPYLNLLESERLREEDPFTTEWLQISDNTIKVDTSRFEVDVNRPRDKAVYTKPEDSWGLQLWKEDVPAEIMEKSLSAYDQFYQQIADHFDRLLEKHDWLVVYDFHSYNFRREGVDRYASPEENPEINIGTKNMDRALWAPVVDTLLKCFGEYNFEGRHLDVRENVKFKGGYFSQWIYEHYGNRVCPLAIEVKKFFMDEWTGEADENHLKHLRALFIDSLLPVRKAAGKVFQTKAL, encoded by the coding sequence ATGGTACATGTTGAAATAACTACAGGAGACAGCCCAATTGTGGCCACGGCCATACATAATGGACATCAGATCAGGCCGGAATTACTTCCGTATCTCAACCTTCTTGAGTCGGAACGCCTTCGGGAAGAAGATCCTTTTACTACCGAATGGTTGCAGATTTCTGACAATACTATCAAAGTAGATACTTCCCGATTTGAAGTGGATGTAAACCGTCCCCGCGACAAGGCAGTCTATACCAAACCGGAAGATAGCTGGGGACTACAACTCTGGAAAGAGGATGTTCCTGCTGAGATTATGGAAAAGTCGCTCAGTGCTTATGATCAATTTTATCAGCAGATCGCCGATCATTTTGATCGACTGCTGGAGAAGCATGACTGGCTGGTCGTTTATGATTTTCATTCCTATAACTTCCGCAGGGAAGGAGTAGACCGCTACGCCAGTCCGGAGGAAAATCCTGAAATTAATATCGGTACAAAGAATATGGATCGTGCGCTATGGGCTCCGGTAGTAGATACCCTTCTGAAGTGCTTTGGAGAATACAACTTTGAAGGCAGGCATCTTGACGTTCGGGAAAATGTAAAGTTTAAAGGCGGATATTTCAGCCAGTGGATTTACGAACACTATGGTAACAGAGTATGCCCACTGGCGATAGAAGTGAAGAAATTTTTTATGGACGAATGGACAGGCGAAGCCGATGAAAACCATCTGAAGCACCTGAGAGCGCTTTTTATTGACTCTCTGCTGCCTGTTCGTAAAGCAGCCGGTAAAGTATTTCAGACCAAGGCGCTATGA
- a CDS encoding TPM domain-containing protein, with protein sequence MSHALFTQEELIRIKNAVAEAEQLSGGEIVPVFSRQSSWYEHTLWRAGALFALLTAIVLTIVYLSSDILLWLPPYLWLLICITGGTAGATVAESLPFVKRFFISHESLQQQVEARAQQLFVEQSVSHTEQRTGILLYISFFEKHALILPDMGISEVVNHEIWEDILQKLVSTMKDGQHTTAICNAIVSCGRVLAESGIQKAEDDDENELPDEIHIDE encoded by the coding sequence ATGTCCCACGCTTTATTTACCCAAGAAGAACTTATACGAATCAAGAATGCAGTGGCAGAGGCTGAACAACTTTCGGGAGGAGAGATTGTACCTGTTTTTTCCCGGCAGTCGTCCTGGTATGAGCATACTTTATGGCGTGCAGGAGCCCTTTTTGCGCTGCTGACAGCTATCGTACTTACTATTGTGTATCTAAGTTCGGATATACTGCTATGGCTACCTCCTTATCTGTGGTTGCTCATTTGTATCACAGGAGGCACTGCCGGAGCTACTGTTGCTGAGTCACTGCCTTTTGTAAAACGTTTCTTTATCAGTCATGAAAGCCTACAGCAGCAGGTAGAAGCCCGCGCACAGCAATTGTTTGTAGAGCAATCGGTTAGCCATACTGAACAACGTACTGGCATTTTACTTTACATCAGTTTTTTTGAAAAGCATGCCCTCATCCTCCCTGACATGGGCATTAGCGAAGTAGTGAATCATGAGATATGGGAAGATATTCTACAGAAACTCGTCAGTACGATGAAGGATGGGCAGCATACTACCGCTATTTGTAATGCCATTGTCAGTTGCGGACGGGTGCTGGCAGAGAGTGGCATTCAAAAAGCCGAAGACGATGATGAAAACGAACTGCCGGATGAAATACATATTGATGAATAA
- a CDS encoding YceI family protein, with protein sequence MKSFKLVSSVALMTLVLASFTLPVKTTSYNVDTNQSKVEWIGRKVTGEHNGSIKIKEGNLEVDGNNLQGGSFVIDMNSLTNADLEGEYKGKLEGHLKSDDFFGVATHPTAQFVITKAKAKKDGQYDITGDLTIKNITNEVTFPATVKVSGSQVTADAKITVDRSKYDVRYGSGSFFDNLGDKTIYDEFDLQVSLVANTAVGK encoded by the coding sequence ATGAAATCATTTAAACTAGTCTCCTCCGTTGCACTGATGACCCTTGTACTGGCTTCATTCACTTTACCGGTTAAAACTACTTCTTACAATGTGGATACCAATCAAAGCAAAGTAGAATGGATAGGACGCAAAGTAACCGGAGAACATAACGGAAGTATCAAAATTAAAGAAGGCAATTTAGAAGTAGATGGCAACAATCTGCAGGGAGGCAGCTTTGTTATAGACATGAATAGTCTGACCAATGCCGACCTGGAAGGTGAATACAAAGGTAAACTGGAAGGCCATCTGAAGTCTGATGACTTCTTCGGTGTAGCGACTCACCCCACTGCCCAATTTGTCATTACCAAAGCCAAAGCTAAAAAAGACGGACAGTATGACATTACCGGTGATCTGACTATAAAAAACATTACCAATGAAGTTACTTTTCCTGCTACTGTCAAAGTAAGTGGAAGCCAGGTGACCGCCGATGCTAAAATTACTGTTGACCGTTCAAAATACGATGTACGTTATGGCTCAGGTAGTTTCTTTGATAACTTAGGTGACAAAACTATCTACGATGAATTTGACCTGCAAGTAAGCCTGGTAGCAAACACTGCCGTAGGTAAATAA
- a CDS encoding LemA family protein, with the protein MTSSDDALDRYMKKLMELQYNRQESLYTDEELKKIALDAGLSESDWQQAQARAEAQKQKGKNHIVHANWQDAVKELEAACSLKPNDAEAHVLAAEAYLNQGGLQQEEGARQEDFRQAEYHLEQALQIDSGYKEAFKLKKELNTRRQFSATQTKKNTSNRKLIRWMVLGGIALVVIIWYFSSYNSMVGAEEQTIEAWAQVENVYQRRADLIPNLVATVQAAADFEQEVLTEVTQARTQALGSTVNPTNLNPTELRQFEQNQAALGSSLSRLMAVAEDYPQITATENFRDLQSQLEGTENRISVERRRFNQTVQTYNAKARKFPYNLLGFDTKAYFSANSGAEDAPDVTFD; encoded by the coding sequence ATGACATCTTCTGACGATGCCTTGGACCGTTACATGAAAAAGCTCATGGAGTTGCAGTACAACCGGCAGGAAAGCCTGTATACGGATGAGGAACTCAAAAAAATTGCCCTGGATGCAGGCCTTAGCGAATCGGACTGGCAACAGGCGCAGGCACGTGCTGAAGCTCAGAAACAAAAAGGCAAAAATCATATCGTACATGCCAACTGGCAGGATGCAGTGAAAGAACTGGAAGCGGCCTGCTCCCTCAAACCAAACGATGCCGAGGCACATGTACTGGCGGCAGAGGCTTATCTGAATCAGGGAGGATTGCAGCAGGAAGAGGGAGCCCGCCAGGAGGATTTTCGCCAGGCAGAGTACCATCTGGAACAAGCTCTACAGATAGACTCCGGGTACAAAGAAGCTTTTAAGCTTAAGAAAGAACTGAATACCCGCCGTCAGTTTTCTGCGACACAAACGAAAAAAAACACAAGCAACCGCAAACTTATACGCTGGATGGTTCTGGGAGGAATAGCCTTAGTTGTCATTATCTGGTACTTCAGCTCCTATAACAGCATGGTAGGTGCCGAAGAACAAACCATAGAAGCCTGGGCACAGGTAGAAAATGTGTACCAGCGGCGTGCCGACCTGATTCCTAACCTGGTAGCCACTGTTCAGGCAGCCGCTGACTTTGAGCAGGAAGTACTTACAGAAGTAACTCAGGCCCGTACCCAGGCCCTAGGGAGTACTGTAAACCCTACCAATCTAAACCCGACTGAGCTGCGGCAGTTTGAGCAGAACCAGGCAGCGCTTGGCTCATCTCTCTCCCGGCTGATGGCAGTGGCTGAAGATTATCCGCAAATCACAGCTACCGAAAATTTTCGTGACTTGCAATCGCAGTTGGAAGGCACAGAAAACCGTATTTCCGTAGAGCGCAGACGGTTTAACCAGACAGTACAGACCTATAATGCCAAAGCCCGCAAGTTTCCTTATAACCTTTTAGGATTTGATACCAAAGCTTATTTCTCAGCCAATAGCGGTGCAGAAGACGCGCCCGATGTAACATTTGATTAG
- a CDS encoding flavohemoglobin expression-modulating QEGLA motif protein, protein MIDQVLIDGVCRSIKKGKSVNRRLPYGGKLVLDKPLPYLCVYRYAKNEDMYLSGLLKTQGAYLIARQDLNIEELLSCLAGTIANEFNAFMILELWMAPEAGIETFKIYSPSDRSPATIKALKEGFEEIEVLYNPLQVSVINTVHRHPPNLKPLLSIEKAKEVGTLEIGIEIPLIYKDETGNLYALLYRKVRRKISQVLKRAAYEFIRVQTSNQFGHYLTLGKTQLTQLARSADRQLAEVSEKMNFLLRVSPVNQTVEFENFKKHNYSKLPQFNYRLIALDPEEEKRKLFNIQLENIEDPTLAFLFRDKRMELEKQLMMLEERETKSFLHLSNSLYGDVGEDIVATAQQILREVSVDPRDTEEQIYADEFKTLALHELEIYQKHFSDIEMGVEIRKDINGIMVSKSKLLIGEDFCVEASRAEALIQHEVGTHILTYCNGKRQPFKLFYAGLAGYDPLQEGLAVLAEYLVGGLTAARLKTLAVRVIAVESVCAGADFIETYRLLNEEYGYSDKGAFNITTRVHRGGGLTKDAAYLKGLIRLMNFLQKGGEFESLYAGKFAMAHVPYVKELIHRRVVKSPFLPPYHNTEFARQKLARLREGIKITNLIEHENSIRH, encoded by the coding sequence ATGATAGATCAAGTACTCATTGATGGGGTTTGCCGGTCGATAAAGAAAGGCAAAAGTGTCAACCGAAGGTTACCTTATGGGGGTAAGCTTGTACTGGATAAGCCTCTGCCTTATTTGTGTGTGTACCGCTATGCAAAGAACGAAGACATGTACCTTTCGGGCTTGCTCAAGACCCAGGGAGCCTACCTGATTGCAAGGCAGGATCTGAACATAGAGGAATTGCTTTCCTGTCTTGCCGGTACTATTGCCAATGAGTTTAATGCCTTTATGATCCTTGAACTGTGGATGGCCCCGGAAGCAGGCATTGAAACGTTCAAGATTTATTCCCCCTCAGATCGCTCTCCTGCTACCATCAAAGCCCTGAAAGAAGGTTTTGAGGAGATAGAGGTGCTGTACAATCCCCTTCAGGTGTCGGTTATCAATACAGTACATCGGCATCCGCCAAACCTCAAACCCCTGCTTTCTATAGAAAAAGCTAAGGAGGTAGGTACGCTGGAGATCGGGATTGAGATTCCGCTGATCTATAAAGACGAAACAGGAAATTTATATGCCTTATTGTACAGAAAAGTGAGGCGAAAGATTTCTCAGGTATTGAAGAGAGCTGCCTATGAGTTTATCAGGGTGCAAACTTCCAATCAGTTTGGACACTATCTCACATTGGGTAAAACACAACTTACCCAGCTTGCCAGGTCAGCAGACCGGCAGCTTGCCGAGGTAAGCGAAAAAATGAACTTCCTGCTCCGGGTAAGCCCGGTAAACCAGACCGTTGAGTTTGAGAATTTCAAGAAACACAACTACAGCAAGCTTCCACAGTTTAACTACCGCCTGATTGCCCTGGACCCGGAAGAAGAAAAGAGGAAACTGTTCAACATACAACTGGAGAACATTGAAGACCCTACGCTGGCTTTCCTCTTTCGCGACAAGCGGATGGAACTGGAAAAGCAACTGATGATGCTGGAAGAAAGAGAGACCAAAAGCTTTCTCCATCTGAGCAACAGCCTCTACGGTGATGTTGGAGAAGATATTGTAGCTACTGCTCAGCAGATTTTACGGGAAGTCTCTGTAGACCCCAGAGATACAGAAGAGCAAATATATGCTGATGAATTCAAGACACTCGCTTTACATGAGCTGGAGATTTACCAAAAGCACTTTTCGGATATTGAAATGGGGGTGGAAATCAGAAAGGACATTAACGGCATCATGGTGTCGAAGAGCAAGCTTCTCATTGGTGAAGATTTTTGTGTGGAGGCTTCGCGGGCTGAGGCACTGATACAGCACGAAGTGGGCACGCATATCCTTACCTATTGTAATGGTAAACGTCAGCCTTTCAAATTATTTTATGCCGGACTGGCAGGCTATGATCCACTACAGGAAGGACTGGCAGTACTCGCTGAGTACTTGGTAGGAGGGTTGACCGCAGCAAGGTTAAAAACGCTGGCGGTACGGGTAATTGCTGTAGAGTCAGTTTGTGCAGGTGCAGATTTTATAGAAACTTATCGTCTGCTCAATGAAGAATATGGGTATAGCGACAAAGGTGCATTCAACATCACTACCAGAGTACACAGGGGAGGAGGGTTAACCAAAGATGCTGCTTATCTGAAAGGGCTCATCAGGCTTATGAATTTCCTGCAGAAGGGAGGAGAGTTTGAATCACTTTATGCAGGAAAGTTTGCGATGGCCCATGTCCCTTACGTCAAAGAACTAATACACCGCAGGGTAGTGAAGTCACCTTTTTTGCCACCTTATCATAATACTGAATTTGCCCGCCAAAAGCTGGCGCGGCTTCGTGAAGGAATAAAAATAACTAACCTTATAGAACATGAAAATAGCATTCGTCATTAA
- a CDS encoding TPM domain-containing protein, with product MKYILMNKSRRYTILHWYLLLTACSFQIAYAQEVPYLSARVNDYGDLLPENDERQLEERLRNFEQQTTHQVVVLTVNSLEGGNLEDFAVRAFEDWKLGQAGKDNGVLLLISSEDRKLRIEVGYGLEPYLTDAYASRIIRDVIVPYFRQENYAEGITSGAEAIMNRIEGTDDLSEPLSIQSESGGSNIGYWFLAAVLGLFVLILLFFLIRRHRRNRTRISQKSGLPMQKLSEKEEDPHLNSGQQVEEKVGSVDYDVWISEKENDIMIIPYKNIWQQKYSKCPQCGYLTYYRKETKVIRSATYAHEGKGERRYACKHCDYAHTKEYRIPRLQRQKTVIIPTGGGFGSGGGFSGGGGFSGGGFSGGGGFSGGGGASGGW from the coding sequence ATGAAATACATATTGATGAATAAGAGCCGCCGATATACAATCCTGCACTGGTATCTGTTGCTCACTGCTTGTAGTTTTCAGATAGCCTATGCACAGGAAGTCCCTTACCTCTCTGCGAGGGTAAATGACTATGGAGACCTATTGCCTGAAAATGATGAACGTCAATTGGAAGAGCGACTGCGTAATTTTGAGCAGCAAACTACACATCAGGTGGTCGTACTTACGGTCAACAGTCTAGAAGGGGGTAATCTGGAGGATTTTGCAGTACGGGCTTTTGAGGATTGGAAACTAGGACAGGCGGGCAAAGATAATGGCGTACTGCTACTAATTTCCTCAGAAGACCGCAAGCTACGCATAGAAGTAGGTTATGGATTAGAACCTTACCTGACCGATGCTTATGCCAGCCGGATCATCCGGGATGTCATTGTGCCCTACTTCCGCCAGGAGAATTATGCGGAAGGTATTACGTCCGGGGCAGAAGCCATCATGAACAGGATAGAAGGCACCGATGACTTGTCTGAGCCTCTGAGCATACAGTCGGAAAGTGGCGGGAGTAATATAGGGTACTGGTTTTTGGCAGCCGTACTTGGGCTATTTGTACTTATATTGCTGTTTTTTCTGATCAGAAGGCATAGGCGTAACCGCACCCGTATCAGCCAGAAATCTGGTTTGCCCATGCAAAAGCTAAGTGAAAAAGAAGAAGACCCACACCTTAATTCAGGACAGCAGGTAGAAGAAAAAGTAGGCTCGGTGGATTATGACGTCTGGATATCTGAAAAAGAGAATGACATAATGATCATTCCTTACAAAAATATCTGGCAACAGAAGTATTCCAAATGTCCTCAGTGCGGCTATCTCACCTATTACCGCAAAGAAACCAAAGTTATCAGAAGTGCTACCTATGCCCATGAAGGGAAAGGAGAAAGGCGATATGCCTGCAAACACTGTGATTATGCCCACACCAAAGAATACCGTATACCCCGACTGCAACGGCAAAAGACAGTGATCATTCCTACCGGAGGTGGTTTTGGGAGTGGGGGTGGTTTTAGTGGTGGCGGCGGATTTTCAGGTGGAGGCTTTAGCGGGGGTGGCGGTTTCAGTGGAGGCGGCGGGGCTTCCGGCGGCTGGTAG
- a CDS encoding phosphatase PAP2 family protein yields the protein MKNNILLYILCACLGSLLISSCEEDLPTGAEYSDYAFSMLDEDGGTWTPILLSAPEQIEISAPVDVTSDAYLDELAELKSTAANLSNEQRETMEYWTNNPIIRWNEIALELVAKYNLIPGPNGDGSYTLPNPAQPDGPSLFPFAHPPYASRMLAYLSVAQFDGLVAAWHYKYKYNRQAPYEVDASIAHAYTDNNLPSYPSDAAVVAVASREILSAMFPLEKEYLAEKAAEHLSSLSWAGAHVKSDIDAGQHIGAEVAKIALARAANDGMKYAQCPKPVSDSIKAAAFARFGWQWDNLEEPSRPVGLTPLFGKVKMWSVPTVEEVRPIPPPAPGSAEFQENVKELKYFADNMKNEWRRMANYWQDGLGTYTPPGHWNKIAKDCIVRRNLNPLRTARTFAYMNMAIMDAGISCWDAKYYYHYPRPIQTIPGYKTIAGTPNFPSYTSGHSAFSAAGAEVLSYLFPDEITQCTEWALEAAESRIYGGIHYRFDAEVGTDQGKKVAQYTIEVAKNDGAD from the coding sequence ATGAAAAATAATATACTTCTATATATCTTATGTGCTTGCCTGGGCAGTTTACTCATCTCTTCCTGTGAAGAAGATTTACCAACAGGAGCTGAGTATTCAGATTATGCATTCTCCATGTTAGATGAAGACGGAGGTACATGGACTCCCATACTTTTGTCAGCACCCGAACAAATTGAAATCTCAGCTCCGGTTGATGTCACCTCTGATGCCTATCTGGATGAATTAGCCGAATTAAAATCCACCGCAGCCAACCTCAGCAACGAACAGAGAGAGACCATGGAATACTGGACCAACAATCCCATTATCCGCTGGAATGAGATTGCTCTGGAACTGGTAGCTAAGTACAATCTGATTCCCGGACCTAATGGCGACGGGAGTTATACTTTACCCAATCCGGCCCAGCCTGATGGTCCTTCGCTCTTCCCTTTTGCTCATCCACCTTATGCAAGCAGGATGTTGGCTTATCTGAGCGTAGCCCAATTTGATGGTTTGGTGGCTGCATGGCACTATAAATACAAATACAACAGACAGGCTCCCTATGAGGTAGATGCGTCCATCGCTCATGCTTATACTGACAATAATTTACCCTCTTATCCCTCGGATGCTGCTGTGGTGGCTGTAGCCTCAAGAGAAATTCTGTCTGCCATGTTTCCACTGGAGAAAGAGTATCTGGCAGAAAAAGCAGCGGAGCATCTTTCCAGCCTAAGTTGGGCAGGAGCACACGTAAAAAGTGATATTGATGCCGGTCAACATATTGGTGCAGAAGTAGCAAAAATAGCCCTTGCCAGAGCAGCCAATGATGGGATGAAATACGCCCAATGTCCTAAACCTGTATCCGATTCCATCAAAGCAGCAGCTTTCGCCAGGTTTGGCTGGCAATGGGACAATCTGGAGGAACCTTCAAGACCAGTGGGCTTAACCCCCTTGTTTGGCAAAGTGAAAATGTGGAGTGTGCCTACTGTAGAAGAGGTAAGGCCCATACCTCCGCCTGCTCCCGGCTCAGCAGAGTTTCAGGAAAATGTGAAAGAGCTAAAGTACTTTGCAGATAATATGAAGAATGAGTGGAGGAGGATGGCCAATTACTGGCAGGATGGTCTAGGGACTTACACCCCTCCCGGACATTGGAACAAGATTGCTAAGGATTGTATTGTGCGCCGCAACCTGAACCCTTTACGTACCGCACGCACTTTTGCCTATATGAATATGGCCATTATGGATGCAGGCATCAGCTGCTGGGATGCAAAGTATTATTACCACTATCCCCGTCCCATCCAGACCATTCCGGGCTATAAAACCATCGCTGGAACGCCTAATTTCCCCAGCTACACTTCCGGACATAGCGCATTCTCGGCGGCAGGGGCTGAAGTGCTTTCCTATCTTTTCCCTGACGAAATCACACAATGTACAGAATGGGCTCTTGAGGCTGCTGAGTCCAGAATATATGGAGGAATTCATTATAGGTTTGATGCAGAAGTAGGTACAGATCAGGGGAAAAAAGTGGCTCAATATACCATTGAAGTTGCTAAAAATGATGGCGCTGATTAA
- a CDS encoding DUF3179 domain-containing (seleno)protein — protein MKKIFYIGLAGFIAFEVLKVYFIMPMPGSQNMESVELAYFLHSWRWFFRCLFLVFLGVGAYHAFQSQKWIALSSLALAAVVAGLFNFKLSADVMFYQPEHLSMQDAASNAIAMDKLVLGVQHQGEARAYPIQLIAYHHQVLDTLADKPIMVTYCSVCRTGRVFEPLINGRPETFRLVGMDHFNAMFEDQNTRSWWRQANGQAIAGKLKGQTLPELLTEQTTLEKWLALYPNSLVMQADSTFAESYASLEDYDFGIERGALTRTDTLSWKDKSWVVGIVVGNESKAFDWNQLKEKRIFNESLGNTPIILVLASDQQSFFAFERPSKEVVFSMENDTLIYKDQKYDLRGLPLTEEGTSLKKINAYQEFWHSWRTFHPNTQR, from the coding sequence ATGAAGAAAATATTTTACATCGGTCTGGCAGGGTTTATTGCATTTGAAGTCCTGAAAGTATACTTCATCATGCCCATGCCGGGTAGCCAAAACATGGAAAGCGTAGAGCTGGCTTATTTTTTACATTCCTGGAGATGGTTTTTCAGGTGCTTGTTTCTGGTGTTCTTGGGAGTTGGTGCTTACCACGCTTTTCAATCCCAAAAGTGGATAGCTTTGTCTTCTCTTGCTTTAGCCGCGGTCGTAGCAGGGCTATTTAACTTCAAACTTTCTGCCGATGTGATGTTCTACCAACCTGAGCACTTGTCCATGCAGGATGCTGCATCCAATGCAATAGCTATGGATAAGCTGGTACTAGGTGTACAGCATCAAGGAGAGGCCAGAGCGTATCCTATACAACTCATTGCCTATCATCATCAGGTATTGGATACTTTGGCAGATAAACCTATCATGGTGACTTACTGCTCTGTTTGCCGCACCGGACGTGTGTTTGAGCCCCTTATCAATGGCAGGCCGGAAACCTTCCGACTAGTCGGTATGGATCATTTCAACGCAATGTTTGAAGACCAGAATACCAGAAGCTGGTGGCGCCAGGCCAATGGACAAGCTATTGCAGGCAAACTCAAAGGGCAAACGCTACCTGAATTGCTGACTGAACAAACTACTTTAGAGAAGTGGTTAGCCCTTTATCCCAATAGTCTGGTGATGCAAGCTGATTCTACATTCGCAGAATCTTATGCCTCTTTGGAGGATTATGATTTTGGAATTGAACGAGGAGCATTGACCAGAACAGATACCCTTTCCTGGAAGGATAAGTCATGGGTAGTAGGCATTGTGGTGGGAAACGAAAGCAAGGCCTTTGACTGGAATCAACTTAAGGAAAAAAGAATCTTCAATGAAAGTTTAGGAAATACCCCTATCATCCTGGTATTGGCCTCTGATCAGCAGAGCTTTTTCGCGTTTGAGAGGCCTAGTAAAGAAGTAGTTTTCAGCATGGAGAATGATACCCTCATCTACAAGGATCAGAAGTACGACCTGCGTGGCCTGCCTCTTACAGAAGAGGGTACATCTTTAAAGAAGATCAATGCGTACCAGGAATTTTGGCACAGCTGGCGAACTTTTCATCCTAATACGCAAAGATAA